The genomic stretch TTCAGAGCCTTACTTAAGATACGAtactttaaagaaaaacatcaatGACTATATCATTTATTGTTAACAATAgtgttttattgtataattacagtcagtcagtcaaaacTCGATGAATCCAACTAATTCTACTAGACGCGACTGATGTTACGCTCGCCGTGATATACGTCAGACAGATATGATCCGACCCCCTTTCTAACTACACCTATACTTTAGATTACGGaagattaattataaaattgaatccCTACTTGTATAATAGGATATCTGTTACAACCTCAATTAAAAATGTCAACCGTACACTTGATTACAGTCCCATTTTCCTAGCTAATATCCATTACCAATTTCGGTTGAATCAGTAAAAGTGATTTGGCAACGACAATACGGTGTCGACGCCAAAACAAACCTCGTgctaatgtttatttgtatataaCATATACTTCTTGACAACTGATATACGTATCATTGACGTAATACGTTTACTATGTTGTAAATTGATATGTAGTCCAAATGCAGAGGAAATATTTTACTAGTATATGAAGTGCATTCTTTGATCGCGTGGACTGTGCACACATGGATCTTTCCACAATGAATCGCGCTTAGAACTTGGTTACTATATTCACAGATATGTTTATTCAAAAGCTTCAATTTTCTTGTTCGGGAGAATTTCTAGGGGTACGTTGGATGCTGTATCCATCCAATTGTCTATCGGGTACGTGGATGGAGTTGTCCTGAGACCTAAAAACATTCTAGGCAGCCCATTTGCGCGTCATAATCCCGCAGCATATCTTAGACGACctatgtactaaaaataaaaaacaagtaatcTGGCTATTGCAGGACTTCTTAATCCTGACATGAACcgaattcaattttttttatgagtcTGATCTGAAGTGTTATAGACGTTACAATTGTCTGCTAGCATCAATGGGCCTTCACTTTAGCAGCTTATTGAACTATCATTAGGTAGAATCCAGTGTCTGAGAACATACTAAACGTAGATACGCCCTTATTTCCGATAGAACTGATAATTGTATACGTATGCCACGAACACGCGTAGCAATAAATTACTCATCAATACTACGTACCTAGTATTTAgtcattcatttgtatttatttgccAGACACGTACTATTTCATTAGATAAAGGTTGAACTCTGGATCCAATATTTGTCATACGCATGCCAGACATAAGGAACTATTCTCTTTGTCAATATGTGGATAAAATCGAGCATTAGAAACAAACTTGTCTTTATAAGAACTTGAACAAATATAATAGGTATTCTTCGTCATGTCGGAggctaaaaataatttgcatgtAGCATAAAATCGATATTTACCTCCATAAAATAGATGTGCACGTCTTGTGAGTTACAAATTTATGTGTGAATAGTATAACTAGATGTGGGAATAAATTGAGccaattttaataagatttaactagctgacctgcgcgacttcgtttgcgtcacataagagagaatgggtcataatttccccgtttttgtaatatttttcgttgctactccgctcttaatggtcGTAACGTAACGTTATAAAGCCtttaaccttcctcaataaatcaGCTATCCAAACGtaacagatttttttcaatccgcaccagaagttcctgagattaacgcgttcaaacaaacaaactcttcagctttatattagcTTAGATTTTAGCGGTATGTTTTACCACCTCCGAAATGTTTTGTGCCTTTATTATACGCTTGGCCTTTATCAACCAAATACTTAAAGCAGTATTCTCGAAAATGTCCGTCTGTGCTATGTAAAGGTGTCGCTTCCACTTGAGCGCACTCAGGAGACAAAGTGGGTCGCCTAATTAGACCGTTCATTAAGCAGAGCTTTCTTAAGTGGATACTCGAGGGTTTAGCCTGCGAAATGTATTTCGTTTTTAACGTTACTGGCACAGTATAATTAAAGAGTGGACAAAAGTTTGAACTAAGGAGAGAAACTACATTAAGACTGGCTTTGTGATTTAAGGAGTCAATATTCTACTTGTTAAACTAAACAATGCTCTTGTCCTACGAATTGGTGGAACCGCCTGgtattgtagttattttaatttacagcaATTCAAAATCTTGCCTTCTTGGGACAGAATCGAATTCTTTCAAATCTTTCTCTTAAATTCTGAACTAGCGTATGATCAAACGCTGGTTTTAAATAATACAGATCTGAATCAAACAATGTAATTAGTGTATTCTGAATGTTTCAATCACTTTATCTTTTCTTTTTGCCAACAGCCATGCCAAACCCGCAACTGGGAGCTGCAAGTCCAATTCAAGGTCCACGGGCGTGGAAAGGACCTGTTCGGCGATGGCTTCGCGATATGGTACGTGAGGGACCGTATGCAAAGCGGTCCGGTCTTCGGCAGCAAGGACTACTTCCAGGGTCTGGCCATCATTCTGGACACATACAGCAACCATAATGGTGCTCATAATGTAAGTTTGATGGTGTATTTTTAGAGGTGACTTCCATTttcgttgttttgttttttaattttattattatttttaggttcTTAGTCTAGGTGTGATTTCTCTGCTCTTGTAAGTCGTAGCGTGAAGTTAGATAGCATTCTTCATCACAGAAATTCGACTGCTGGATCATCGAATCAAAAGTAAACAAATGCGTACAGGACTTGGTTTTCTTTTTCAAGGATTAATACTAATCTTCTGATCCTAATTGTGATTGAAATAACAATCTACCCTTGAATAGAAGAAGTAGCcagcaataaaattgtatcattaCTCAAAAGACTATACTGCAGTCTCCTGCAGAAATACGTCTCTCTTTTTCTTAGTATATTAATTAGTACATTAATCAATTATAACTGgtattacttactttatttacataattaaaacagCTGTAATTAATCGATTATATTCAGTAAATCAATTAGGtttatgaaaacatatttttcaaggCAAATTATCGAGAGTATGTAGTTAATATGCCAATGCCccttttttctttagttgtatGTTTATAGCGAACAGGATGATACTTTACAGCAGGATTTAGACTGTGGATGATAGATACACTAACTATTACTGACGTTTTCTAAGTATAGCTAGTTGTAGTACTTGTATCTTAGTAtagaatccatactaatattataaatgcgaaagtaactctgtctgtctgctactcaatcacgcctaaactgctgaaccaatctgcatgaaatttggtatggagatattttgatacccgagaaaggacataggctatatatatcatcacgccatGACCaaaaggaacagagtaccagtaaaaaatgtaacaaaaacggggaaaaatttcacccattctctcttattggacgcaagcgaagttgcgcgggtcagctagtaattaaatattttctccaAGAAATGCCTTGATTGTCTCAAAGATCATGGAATACATgcattatttctataaaaaactaCTATCCGCTCAATCTATCCAACATTTTAATATGCTTATACACGGCGCTTGCGAATacctagtattttaaatgtaaccaAATTATCGCAGGAACAAAGCGGTAGGTAACAAACTTATCCTTAAATTACGATAGGTTATTGTTACCGGCCGTTATCTCATCCTACTTCCTGTCTCGTGAAGATTGTATGTGTAGATTTGAGTCACTGCTTCACGTAAAAACGACTTAatgaatttttataattttgcgtCCCAATAACACTAAATGTTTCTTATATTATGGACGATGTTAGGAGCAAAAGCTTGTCTGTCACTGGCCGAGTCTGATCCTTGAATGCACAAGAAGTATATACTTCCCATAGACGTTTATAGAATTTCTTATAATCTGGATGAGGCCTTGATTTGTCTGTGTCATATCCGAAGAAAGTGTTATAGTACCGCTGTTACTAATCGGTAACAAAGATGATATTAGTCTATCACATATGGGATGAAATGATGCGTAGAACAGGCATCATTTCGTCCCAATTTTCTTTGTGTTGTAACACCATAATATATCTTAATGTATTTTGTCTTATAGCACCAGCACCCGTACATATCAGCGATGATAAACAACGGGTCGCTGCACTACGACCACGACCGAGACGGCACGCACACACAGATAGCCGGCTGCGAGGCTAAGTTCAGGAACTACAACCATGATACACACATCTCTATCACTTATATGGATGATACGCTTACAGGTATGTagttcacaaaataaaatatactttcctactaatattataaatgcgaaagtttgtgcaTAAAGCAATAGTGTACGGAATAAGGAAATTGATATTCTTTCAAaaaatatgacgtcacgctggCTATCAATCACTTGTCTCATACCAGCAATAATGGCCTGTGACGTTATAatatatacaagtattttaaaaaaagcatttttgtcattttataaagagtagctgaaTTGACTAGTTAAATACCCTTTTCAGCTGTCGAATCGGAAGTGCTAACGCCTTGTCTTAACATTAAAATGTCTACGGCTGGTACAGATTAGTttgttaatacttaaaataaatatgatttaaaaaataaagtgcatttgaaaaattcaaacACAACATATTGtgagtaacaataaaattaactttccCACTGAAAGATTGCTATCAGAACAAAGgtcaaatatgaaattaaatgaataacatagaaatatttattttgaacttcaTGCACACAGAGGCTATACAAAGCAGATTTAatatcgtcgcttaggtaacaataccgcgcaagttaaatttgacatgtttccaagagagataaaaaactgattattatcgttgaaatacttctgacaattgtactgaatacataaataggtagatattaagttcgttcaagattggacaatttaaaaaaaatctaacatcattcgatgcgcgctgacaaaatctatccaataaagtataaaacgtcatatgaccaattttcgacttacgcggtattgttacctaagcgacgatatGTGATATATTGCACAATAATGTCATCacagtgaatatattatgatccgaaatgtatttaaattgatgACATCAACATATGATGATTACCTCAACGCTGCATATTGCGGGTATAAGATCAACACGCGAGAAGAGGACCCATtattgtctcactgctgggcaaggatcttaTCCCAAACGTGGGAGAGGTTAGGTCTTGGGTCCatcacactggccaagtgcgatttagggactttgcatccccttaataaatgtattaaacaatttttttggtacgatcctttcaaattttccttgcttcattcacatccatacatcttgtccaaaactatcaatatttatacGAAATCGCGTTATAAACATAAGGAAAAGTATTGAGTAAAACACAAATAATGTTTTGCCTTATCTTTGTAACTATAATTACTCAGTAGTATGCAAggtacaatgtatttttatgtttctcgTAAATACCAGTGTATGCTGATTTGTATAGAATGCTTACAATCGTTGCATAATGTTGCTTTTATCTGTTGTTTCTATGAGAATAGTTTTTGTTCTATACACGAAGAATATGGTTTTAAATGTGAATGCAATTTTTAACTACTTTTTAGCTAAacaaatctaaattattaatgaatGTTACTATAAATAGGCTAGATGTTATTGCgatgatattataaaaagataatagAATGTTGATAATTCTTAACCGAAATGTTTAATCTTAAATAACTACATTTCTAAATTAGAATttctttataaagtaaataatcgatcaatattttcatttctgAGCCTTTTAAGGACTCTTAATATGGGAAAACATACATCCTGATTCCTCTAGTACATTTTTGAACAGACTATGTTAAATATTCAAAAGGAATAATTAACTACACTGATATTGAGTaggaataatatttaatattttcaatcattTACATAGATCTACTAACTATCATTTCATATTCCAGTGTCAACGGACTTGGAAGGCAAGAACGCGTGGAAGGAATGCCTGAAAGTAGAGAACGTGCTTCTCCCCACTGGGTACTTCTATGGCGCGTCGGCCACTACCGGTGACCTGAGTGACAACCACGACATTATTGCCATCAAGATGTTCGAACTGGACCTCTTGGAAGCGGTAAGCTTTACTTAAACCCTTGAACTACTTCCTTCTACAATTCTTTCTCGTTTTTACCGAGCTAGTCCATTGTCATATATCGCTCGCTATAACAAGCACCGAGTTGCTACACTACTGACGATATCGTAATGAGAAAGTCCAGTAACACTGCTTTATATTGTTATTCGGACTAAGTTAATGTGACATAAGTAGACTACTGAAAACTTAAGTTAACCACACATCTGTATAAACTTATACTTATGCGAATTTTTAAgtggaaaaatatttcacaaatcaTGATACTAATATGTGCAGTTGTACTTAAGGCTCTGTAACTGTCACTAAGACGTATATTCTTGCTTAAAGTAGTTGACAACCTGATCAACCACATCCTTTTATATTTACAGCAAAACAAAGACGAAGATCGTTCTCAAATCATCCCATCGGCTGCTTCGTTCGAGGCGCCTCGTGAAAGAATCGAGGACTCCAAGCCAGCCATGTCTGGCGTCAAAACCTTCCTATACATGATGTGTATAGCCATCGTCATCATCGTTCTAGTCGTGCTCGGCATCATGTGGTACCAGAAACGCCAAGAACATTCTAGAAAGAGATTGTATTGATGACGTCATACACGGCATAAAGCGCCAAAATCCAACACGTTCGAATTTCGATCGGTTGTTCAAAGACATTCCTGTTCTAAAAAGTTCTTTATTCataattcaaaattttctttttttattgtgctGGTGGGAATGTCTATAGACAGTATTGTGCCTGTTATACCATTGTCAAATTACTTTTTGTCCATTATGTGCTCCACAATGGAATATGGTCATGATAATGTTTGATAATCCAATTAAATTGTGTTCAGATTCAGGGGAAAATATTACATAGAGTACAATGGGTTTTTCTTTAAGAGATGGTAttctaaataacaataataattttctaatatatCAATAGCTCTTATTTATAAGATCCtaaagactattttaattgatatttctaTTTAGCATGTCTTGAATGTTACTTGTTTTCTATGTTAGTACAGACCCATATTGACTGCATCCTTAGGAATTGTATTTATtgcaagttaaaataatatatttccatAAAAGACTGCATGATGTATTAACATTCTAAATAGCTGGTAACATtttcttaaatgtcaaataattaactttttttttctaaaataaatgagGCACAAGTTATTCAATTTATCAGATTTATGCTATGCCACTCTTTACTCAAAATTGTTAAGTTTTGAGTGATAAAAATAAGACCACAATATTGGCTACACTAATAagtatttatgaataaagattataatatattataatataaaataaatcaaaccaGCCTTGCCTTAAGTCATCACCTATGTAAGCTTATACACCAAAAACACAACATACATGAATGGATTTGCAAATTTCAACCTTATTGTAATcccattaaatataattttctttagaaaagAAATCTCATAAACTCTTAGTTTTGGTTTGGAAGTCCTTGTTAGGTTAAAGGGTAATAGTCATTAATTTTCCATGTATCCATAAAGCAACGAAAATTATACTGCATAATATGAAATACTTAATGCGCCCGACATATTTTATAAGATCCAACTCAAATGGCggaaaaaaaattatgatacaTGAATGTTCTCTTTtcaaatgtttactttttttctACATAATTATGACTGCCAGTAACATCTTTGCAGTAATCAGACCTCTTTGCtgaatttgattttgtttatttgcacTGTTATTCAATAcgattttgacaaaaaatcaTATCGGAAGCTAACCTTATCTACATATCTACCATGACAATATAAATGTTGTATGTGCAGTTTAATTTTCGCAATAATAGTTGTTATGTAAACTAAGTACATATACAAGTATGTATAGTCATTATGATACATTTATGTTTCTTGCTCATGTAACCAAGTCTTGCAATAATTTAgaatagaatatttgtgtttaaagtgatcattatttacgATTCTGCTTTTGTTAAAATGGGGTATTTGGAAATCTTAATTACTACATTGAGGCATTACTCTACAGACTgtatagcataataatatgctttatcTATAAACATGAATTAATACAACGCATTGTTACATGTTAACGGCATTTGTAGGTATGGAAGTACCCACAATACTAGAAAAATTTGTCTCAATGTAGCGAGATTCgataattttttataaaattgcttgCATCACAACGCCAAgtcatacaattattttatgttttcaatttttttcatcCCAAGACCGTTCCATGATGATTGAAATACGCATAATTGaagtttgttaatattattaatataatttaattgttaagtCTCCGTTACATTTGAACGATTTCATGAAACAACGTAGAAATTACgaaagtgaaaatatttatttacattttagttcctctttatattaattaatgttagaaATCGTTCAAAtgaaactattataattacgtGAACGAGTGTTGTAtgtatttgtgtgtttttaaataaaacggtttataaacttttattattgtgCTTTTCTTTTCGAAACCTTGGACTCAATAGCATAGGCGAttgagatttaaataaataatatatcaatatcaCCAATATTTCATTTGTAACGTTG from Anticarsia gemmatalis isolate Benzon Research Colony breed Stoneville strain chromosome 24, ilAntGemm2 primary, whole genome shotgun sequence encodes the following:
- the LOC142983558 gene encoding vesicular integral-membrane protein VIP36, with translation MLYEKLHWVQVFLLSILVSSILAEWNTRDYIRREHSLTKPYQGSGMSVPYWDFLGNTIVTSNYVRLTPDLQSKSGAIWNTVPCQTRNWELQVQFKVHGRGKDLFGDGFAIWYVRDRMQSGPVFGSKDYFQGLAIILDTYSNHNGAHNHQHPYISAMINNGSLHYDHDRDGTHTQIAGCEAKFRNYNHDTHISITYMDDTLTVSTDLEGKNAWKECLKVENVLLPTGYFYGASATTGDLSDNHDIIAIKMFELDLLEAQNKDEDRSQIIPSAASFEAPRERIEDSKPAMSGVKTFLYMMCIAIVIIVLVVLGIMWYQKRQEHSRKRLY